Proteins encoded together in one Rhizobacter sp. J219 window:
- a CDS encoding acyltransferase — MKKYFERLTAKVLGSHPPDLESMVRGLLIQYFFHTSDRGRIEVVGEGRRSINLLTPTQFKGAGRIVLATTTVFGVPRSPGAYGCSYIESRTPGSLIQIGAGTVFNNRAFILSEGASVSFGERVLVGPELHVADSNSHQLELGQRTQPDAKPLPVVIGDDVFIGSRVTILKGARIGRGCVISAGTVVTPNFEAPEMSIVAGNPCRIVGRVKDAAGSNADNSPRNEQHEPA, encoded by the coding sequence ATGAAGAAATACTTCGAGCGCCTCACCGCCAAGGTCCTCGGGTCCCACCCGCCCGATCTGGAATCGATGGTGCGTGGCCTCCTGATCCAGTACTTCTTCCACACCTCCGACCGTGGCCGCATCGAGGTCGTGGGCGAAGGCCGGCGCAGCATCAACCTGCTCACGCCCACGCAGTTCAAAGGGGCCGGGCGCATCGTGCTCGCGACCACCACCGTCTTCGGCGTGCCGCGTTCGCCGGGCGCCTACGGCTGCAGCTACATCGAGTCGCGCACGCCGGGGTCTTTGATCCAGATCGGCGCCGGCACGGTCTTCAACAACCGCGCCTTCATCCTCTCCGAAGGCGCGAGCGTGAGCTTCGGCGAGCGGGTGCTGGTCGGCCCCGAGCTGCACGTGGCCGACAGCAACTCGCACCAGCTCGAACTCGGCCAGCGCACCCAGCCCGATGCGAAACCGCTTCCGGTGGTGATCGGCGACGACGTCTTCATCGGCTCTCGCGTCACCATCCTCAAAGGCGCGCGCATCGGCCGCGGCTGCGTGATCTCGGCCGGCACCGTGGTGACGCCCAATTTCGAGGCGCCCGAGATGAGCATCGTCGCCGGCAACCCCTGCCGCATCGTGGGCCGCGTGAAAGACGCCGCC
- a CDS encoding glycosyltransferase family 2 protein, whose amino-acid sequence MQITTLIPAYKAQYLPELLQCLRTQTHKAGKIIFSDDSPGGAYRAALFSDALAPLRAGLDIECVEGPRKGGGYANMLNLLQVWGERSELFHLLLDDDVIYPEFYERHLVAHLSSRFSCSISRRWSADEQGRPLKSDLPLPAAVARHPNRLLGLDDSVIFSTTAIEGKNWLGEFSNAVFHKSTTAALMKPAFGSVSYAGLWDLGAFMAASLVAPVGYVHEHLGFFRTGPAGNSSKFFGPYMKGAYLGYAALVMGGVEIGKYTKEQARPSYAALAQMLGQWYRSQADMLPFIELLPRMAAGDELAEASFHEVWHAFLRTHDF is encoded by the coding sequence ATGCAGATCACGACGCTCATTCCGGCCTACAAGGCGCAGTACCTGCCCGAGCTGCTGCAGTGCCTGCGCACGCAGACGCACAAGGCCGGCAAGATCATCTTCTCGGACGACAGCCCGGGCGGTGCCTACCGCGCCGCGCTGTTCTCCGACGCGCTAGCGCCGTTGCGCGCCGGGCTCGACATCGAGTGCGTGGAAGGCCCGCGCAAAGGCGGCGGTTACGCCAACATGCTCAACCTGCTGCAGGTGTGGGGCGAGCGCAGCGAACTCTTCCACCTGCTGCTCGACGACGACGTCATCTACCCCGAGTTCTACGAGCGCCACCTGGTCGCCCACCTGTCGAGCCGCTTCAGCTGCTCGATCAGCCGCCGCTGGTCGGCCGACGAACAGGGTCGCCCGCTCAAGAGCGACCTGCCGCTGCCGGCCGCCGTGGCGCGCCACCCGAACCGCCTGCTCGGCCTCGACGACAGCGTGATCTTCAGCACCACCGCCATCGAGGGCAAGAACTGGCTGGGCGAGTTCTCCAACGCCGTCTTCCACAAGAGCACCACCGCGGCGCTGATGAAGCCCGCGTTCGGCTCGGTCTCGTACGCGGGCCTGTGGGACCTGGGCGCCTTCATGGCCGCAAGCCTCGTGGCCCCGGTGGGCTACGTGCACGAGCACCTCGGCTTCTTCCGCACCGGCCCGGCCGGCAATTCTTCGAAGTTCTTCGGGCCCTACATGAAGGGCGCCTACCTCGGCTACGCCGCGCTCGTGATGGGCGGCGTGGAGATCGGCAAATACACGAAGGAGCAGGCGCGCCCGTCGTATGCCGCGCTCGCGCAGATGCTCGGCCAGTGGTATCGCTCTCAGGCCGACATGCTGCCCTTCATCGAGCTGCTGCCGCGCATGGCCGCGGGCGACGAGCTGGCCGAGGCCTCGTTCCACGAGGTGTGGCACGCCTTCCTGCGCACGCACGATTTCTGA
- a CDS encoding DegT/DnrJ/EryC1/StrS aminotransferase family protein has protein sequence MTHPSVPFLDLKAIQMTQRDELRAAFDRVLDSGWYILGQEVAKFEAEYAAWCGAAHCVGVANGLDALTLALRAMDVNPGDEVIVPSNTYIATWLAVSHIGAVPVPVEPDAATFNLDPARIEAAITPRTKVILPVHLYGQAAEMAPILAIARQHGLRVLEDGAQAHGAKVQGERVGAHGDAVAWSFYPGKNLGALGDGGAVTTSDPQIAERLRVLRNYGSRVKYHNEVIGYNSRLDELQAALLRAKLPALQGQNERRAAIAQRYLQGLANSGLTLPVVPQGHEPVWHLFVVRHPQRDALAQGLAALGVHTMIHYPVAPHLQPAYASLGLKAGSLPISEAMHAEVLSLPMGPTQTDAQTDQVIAAVREVTARLHKLAA, from the coding sequence ATGACCCACCCGAGCGTTCCCTTCCTCGACCTCAAGGCCATCCAGATGACGCAGCGCGACGAGCTGCGCGCCGCCTTCGACCGCGTGCTCGATTCGGGCTGGTACATCCTCGGCCAGGAGGTGGCGAAGTTCGAAGCCGAATACGCCGCCTGGTGCGGCGCCGCCCACTGCGTGGGCGTGGCCAACGGGCTCGACGCGCTGACGCTCGCGCTGCGCGCGATGGACGTGAACCCGGGCGACGAGGTCATCGTGCCGTCCAACACCTACATCGCCACCTGGCTGGCCGTGAGCCACATCGGCGCGGTGCCGGTGCCGGTGGAGCCCGACGCGGCCACGTTCAATCTCGACCCCGCTCGCATCGAAGCCGCGATCACCCCGCGTACCAAGGTCATCCTGCCGGTGCACCTGTACGGCCAGGCGGCCGAGATGGCACCCATCCTCGCCATCGCCCGCCAACACGGCCTGCGTGTGCTCGAAGACGGCGCCCAGGCGCACGGCGCCAAGGTCCAGGGCGAGCGTGTCGGCGCGCATGGCGATGCCGTGGCGTGGAGCTTCTACCCCGGCAAGAACCTCGGCGCACTGGGCGACGGCGGTGCCGTCACCACCAGCGACCCGCAGATCGCCGAACGCCTGCGCGTGTTGCGCAACTACGGCTCGCGTGTGAAGTACCACAACGAAGTCATCGGCTACAACTCGCGCCTCGACGAGCTGCAGGCCGCGCTGCTGCGTGCCAAGCTGCCGGCGCTGCAAGGCCAGAACGAGCGCCGCGCCGCCATCGCGCAGCGCTACCTGCAAGGCCTCGCGAATTCGGGTTTGACGCTGCCGGTCGTGCCCCAGGGCCACGAGCCGGTGTGGCACCTCTTCGTCGTGCGCCACCCGCAGCGCGACGCGCTCGCACAAGGCCTCGCCGCGCTGGGCGTGCACACGATGATCCATTACCCCGTCGCGCCGCACCTGCAGCCGGCCTATGCCTCGCTCGGCCTGAAAGCCGGCAGCCTGCCGATTTCCGAAGCCATGCACGCCGAAGTGCTGAGCCTGCCGATGGGCCCGACGCAGACCGATGCCCAGACCGACCAGGTGATCGCCGCCGTGCGCGAGGTCACCGCGCGCCTGCACAAGCTGGCCGCCTGA
- a CDS encoding acyltransferase gives MSSPSSPSAEPFVHRLADCQCTAIGAGSKVWQFTVVLAGARIGANCNINSHCFIENDVVIGDNVTVKCGNYLWDGLTLEDGVFIGPNVTFSNDRYPRSKQYPESFARTVVKKGASIGAGAVILPGLVIGEGAMVGAGAVVAKDVPPHSVVRGDYARNVYLTQNT, from the coding sequence ATGAGCAGCCCCTCGTCTCCCTCCGCCGAGCCCTTCGTCCACCGCTTGGCCGACTGCCAGTGCACGGCCATCGGTGCCGGCTCCAAGGTGTGGCAGTTCACGGTCGTGCTGGCGGGCGCGCGCATCGGCGCCAACTGCAACATCAACAGCCACTGCTTCATCGAGAACGACGTCGTGATCGGCGACAACGTGACCGTGAAGTGCGGCAACTACCTCTGGGACGGGCTCACGCTCGAAGACGGCGTCTTCATCGGGCCCAACGTCACCTTCTCCAACGACCGCTACCCGCGCTCCAAGCAGTACCCCGAAAGCTTCGCCCGCACGGTGGTGAAGAAGGGCGCCTCCATCGGCGCTGGTGCGGTGATCCTGCCCGGCCTCGTGATCGGCGAGGGCGCGATGGTCGGCGCTGGTGCGGTGGTCGCCAAAGACGTGCCGCCGCATTCAGTGGTGCGCGGCGACTACGCCCGCAACGTCTATCTCACCCAGAACACCTGA
- a CDS encoding WxcM-like domain-containing protein, producing MGLMTDTERESLIDAAMRAQRERYSVVDPSATVGRGTTLGPHAFVDAHAVIGDDCVVESGAHICRGTVIEHQVHIGAHAAFAGAPGGGQPPAVVKAGAWIGANASILAGVVIGAKAIVRPGAVVARSVPPGAIVEGNPANIIGYVDAAPGPGTAPQHGGPRGGARVEETAVKGVTVHHFPVIPDLRGSLTVGEFDRQVPFTPKRYFMVFGVPSREIRGEHAHHQCHQFLICVRGSCAVMADDGEHKVEVLLDSPDRGIYLPPMTWGVQYKYSADAMLLVFASDYYDNADYIRDYADFIRISGQVQAR from the coding sequence ATGGGCCTGATGACCGACACCGAGCGCGAATCGCTGATCGACGCCGCCATGCGCGCGCAGCGCGAGCGCTACAGCGTCGTCGATCCGAGCGCGACCGTCGGCCGCGGCACCACGCTTGGCCCGCATGCCTTCGTCGACGCGCACGCCGTGATCGGCGACGACTGCGTGGTCGAAAGCGGTGCCCACATCTGCCGCGGCACGGTGATCGAACACCAGGTGCACATCGGCGCCCACGCGGCCTTTGCCGGCGCCCCCGGCGGCGGCCAGCCGCCCGCGGTGGTGAAAGCTGGCGCGTGGATCGGTGCCAACGCGAGCATCCTCGCCGGTGTGGTGATCGGCGCCAAGGCCATCGTGCGCCCCGGCGCGGTGGTGGCCCGCTCGGTGCCGCCGGGCGCCATCGTCGAGGGCAACCCGGCCAACATCATCGGCTACGTTGACGCGGCCCCCGGCCCCGGCACGGCGCCGCAGCATGGCGGCCCGCGTGGCGGCGCGAGGGTCGAAGAAACTGCGGTGAAGGGCGTCACCGTCCACCACTTCCCGGTGATCCCCGACCTGCGCGGCAGCCTCACGGTGGGCGAGTTCGACCGCCAGGTGCCGTTCACGCCCAAGCGCTATTTCATGGTGTTCGGCGTGCCCAGCCGCGAGATCCGCGGCGAGCATGCCCACCACCAGTGCCACCAGTTCCTCATCTGCGTGCGCGGCAGCTGCGCGGTGATGGCCGACGACGGCGAGCACAAGGTCGAGGTGCTGCTCGACTCGCCTGACCGCGGCATCTACCTGCCGCCCATGACCTGGGGCGTGCAGTACAAGTACTCGGCCGACGCGATGCTGCTGGTGTTTGCGTCGGACTACTACGACAACGCCGACTACATCCGCGACTACGCCGATTTCATCCGCATCAGCGGCCAGGTCCAGGCTCGATGA
- a CDS encoding TolC family protein produces MIKPTVQHLLPAFAAVLALLAVMPADANCIDEDSVETRGDTTPAPRGDAASARASLQSMVQEALRRSNALGASRLLAEAAAIDVDETRATRWPQLSVGGSLVTTRTEVGGIEESRGKQGRATVTLSMPIFDGGRISDLTDWRKNLAEAARLGQVNAQEQVALQTVSLAIERARYHQQAQVYQQYARKMSCLVEALQTIVRADRGRTSELVQAQKNQKQAEVSYAQTMSTVRQVETRLRRFVGEQLPATTSVPTLLLSVPSLPDVLAQAESAPDIAQLAAQAEASKAFAESVKAQRWPQVSAVVSSSEVRGVGNSGQWSAGINVNLPIFNAPVGHAIDSSQKRAEAARLQRADALDSKRFRMTEVHDQALSAFDRARRVVDVLRDSDRVRNFTLQQWQQLGRRSLFDVMASEGDHYNLRVAYVNALYDGQQSNVLLWSLGQGVLAQLN; encoded by the coding sequence TTGATCAAACCCACCGTCCAACACCTCCTGCCGGCGTTCGCCGCCGTGCTGGCCCTGCTCGCCGTCATGCCGGCCGATGCCAACTGCATCGACGAAGATTCCGTCGAGACGCGCGGCGACACGACGCCCGCTCCGCGCGGCGATGCCGCCAGCGCCCGCGCCAGCCTGCAGTCGATGGTGCAGGAAGCCCTGCGCCGCAGCAACGCCCTCGGCGCCTCGCGCCTGCTGGCCGAAGCCGCGGCCATCGACGTCGACGAAACCCGCGCCACCCGCTGGCCGCAGCTCAGCGTGGGCGGCAGCCTGGTCACCACCCGCACCGAAGTCGGCGGCATCGAAGAAAGCCGCGGCAAGCAAGGCCGCGCGACCGTCACGCTGAGCATGCCGATCTTTGACGGCGGCCGCATCTCCGACCTCACCGACTGGCGCAAGAACCTCGCCGAAGCCGCCCGCCTGGGCCAGGTCAATGCGCAGGAGCAGGTGGCGCTGCAGACCGTCTCGCTTGCCATCGAGCGCGCCCGCTACCACCAGCAGGCCCAGGTCTACCAGCAGTACGCACGCAAGATGAGCTGCCTGGTCGAAGCCCTGCAGACCATCGTGCGGGCCGACCGTGGCCGCACCAGCGAGCTGGTGCAGGCGCAGAAGAATCAGAAGCAGGCTGAAGTCTCGTACGCGCAGACCATGTCGACCGTGCGCCAGGTCGAGACGCGCCTGCGCCGCTTCGTCGGCGAGCAACTGCCCGCCACCACCAGCGTGCCCACGCTGCTCTTGAGCGTGCCCAGCCTGCCCGACGTGCTGGCCCAGGCCGAGAGCGCGCCCGACATCGCCCAGCTCGCCGCCCAGGCCGAGGCCTCGAAGGCCTTTGCCGAATCGGTGAAGGCCCAGCGCTGGCCGCAGGTCAGCGCGGTCGTCAGCAGCTCCGAGGTGCGCGGCGTGGGCAATTCCGGCCAGTGGTCGGCCGGCATCAACGTCAACCTGCCCATCTTCAACGCGCCGGTCGGCCATGCGATCGACTCTTCGCAAAAGCGTGCAGAGGCCGCCCGCCTGCAGCGCGCCGATGCGCTCGACAGCAAGCGTTTCCGCATGACCGAGGTGCACGACCAGGCGCTGTCGGCCTTCGACCGCGCGCGCCGCGTCGTCGACGTGCTGCGCGACAGCGACCGCGTGCGCAACTTCACGCTGCAGCAGTGGCAGCAGCTCGGCCGCCGTTCGCTGTTCGACGTGATGGCCTCCGAAGGCGACCACTACAACCTGCGCGTGGCCTACGTCAACGCCCTCTACGACGGCCAGCAGTCCAACGTGCTGCTGTGGTCGCTGGGGCAGGGCGTGCTGGCGCAGCTGAACTGA
- a CDS encoding HlyD family type I secretion periplasmic adaptor subunit has protein sequence MAFWKRKRKEPTGQEMAYVADVRAAMVVDAMPGTTLTLYLMAVVVIAAIAWAALSKVDEITRADGRVVPEGREQVIASLEGGILRELHVREGAQVFEGQELAQLDPTRFESQQNEGEAKRLALLGTIARLTAEATGRALKFPDEVKAVASIVDGETDAFNARKLALDEALNTNSRNVHLLMKELGVSESMAAKGLMSEVEVMRLRRQVNDLQLMARERVNKFRQDASTDLVRAQTELSLLDEQLAGRADVLRRTVLTSPVRGLVKNIRINTIGGVVGPGAPIMEIVPIGSRVLVEARLKPSDVGFVRVGQKAEVKLAAYDYNTYGGLHGKIEYISPDALGEAEKGTPDSTYYRVMMRSDRSTLKDKTGKPLPILPGMTAQVEVRTGERSVLSFILRPMLKSKEAFRER, from the coding sequence ATGGCGTTCTGGAAACGAAAACGCAAGGAGCCGACGGGCCAGGAGATGGCCTACGTGGCCGACGTGCGCGCTGCGATGGTGGTCGACGCCATGCCTGGCACCACGCTCACGCTCTACCTGATGGCGGTCGTGGTGATCGCAGCCATCGCGTGGGCCGCCTTGTCGAAGGTCGACGAGATCACACGGGCCGACGGCCGCGTGGTGCCTGAAGGCCGCGAGCAGGTCATCGCCAGCCTCGAGGGCGGCATCCTGCGCGAGCTGCACGTGCGCGAAGGCGCGCAGGTCTTCGAGGGCCAGGAGCTGGCGCAGCTCGACCCGACCCGTTTCGAGTCGCAGCAGAACGAAGGCGAGGCCAAGCGCCTCGCGCTCTTGGGCACGATCGCGCGGCTCACGGCCGAGGCCACCGGTCGCGCGCTCAAGTTCCCCGACGAAGTGAAGGCGGTGGCCTCGATCGTCGATGGCGAGACCGATGCCTTCAACGCCCGCAAGCTCGCCCTCGACGAAGCGCTCAACACCAACTCGCGCAACGTGCACCTGCTGATGAAGGAGCTGGGGGTGTCGGAGTCGATGGCCGCCAAGGGCCTGATGAGCGAGGTGGAGGTCATGCGCCTGCGCCGCCAGGTCAACGACCTGCAGCTCATGGCCCGCGAACGCGTCAACAAATTCCGGCAAGACGCCAGCACGGACCTCGTGCGCGCGCAGACCGAACTCTCGCTGCTCGATGAGCAGCTCGCCGGCCGCGCCGACGTGCTGCGCCGCACCGTGCTCACCTCGCCGGTGCGCGGCCTGGTGAAGAACATCCGCATCAACACCATCGGCGGCGTGGTGGGGCCGGGCGCGCCCATCATGGAGATCGTGCCCATCGGCTCGCGCGTGCTGGTCGAGGCGCGGCTCAAGCCGAGCGACGTGGGTTTCGTGCGCGTGGGCCAGAAGGCCGAGGTCAAGCTCGCCGCCTACGACTACAACACCTACGGCGGCCTGCACGGCAAGATCGAATACATCAGCCCCGACGCGCTCGGCGAGGCCGAGAAGGGCACGCCCGACTCGACGTACTACCGCGTGATGATGCGCAGCGACCGCTCCACGCTGAAAGACAAGACCGGCAAGCCGCTGCCCATCCTGCCGGGCATGACGGCGCAGGTGGAGGTGCGCACCGGCGAGCGCTCGGTGCTGAGCTTCATCCTGCGGCCGATGCTGAAGTCGAAGGAAGCGTTCCGCGAACGCTGA
- a CDS encoding type I secretion system permease/ATPase, whose translation MSARQEPFIAPPAGSLHADDALAQAIVWLCKHHGRERSAESLLANTPVEGTLGPDQAVRIMRDAGFNAGLIQKRISDIHALLLPAVLLLKNGDCAILVARHPADKGADSYDVIMPGPESHTCKATEAELVGEYTGFAFVASPKPQAPVNLGDENLLDPDAHWLWGTLRRFVPYYRSALLAAALSNILMLASGLVTSVVFDKVIPHQAFVTLWALATGGFIALGFDLIARQLRSHLIDRAGKKADLIIGSLLFRQTLGVRMEHRPESAGSYAHHLAQIETVRDFFAGATLSALSDLPFIVIFVAMTFIIGGPLGWVLVIAIPLILCMSWVIQASLRRSMSANMAHQADLQGLLVEAVEGLEDVKAVGAQGRFLRRYEEATAAAADTGLRARALGGLTNNISAMSQQLITLVMLIVGVYLIHDGSITGGALIAAIMFSGRAVAPLSSVVGLATRYQGARAAMVALDKMMSLPLERTPGASYVANHEIKGRIALRDLSFSYPPTTEGAPAPKVLKGVSLKFEPGERVAILGRIGSGKSTVLRLLAGLYQPTEGLVEVDGIDLRQIDPADFRAKVGFVSQEPRLFKGTLRENVLMGRASVDAARLTEVARVTGLDRLIASHPQGWELSVGEMGSLLSGGQRQLVALARCLVTQPQILLMDEPTSSMDAQSETLFLRQLNEALGTRTVVMVTHRPAVLELAHRVVVVDGGKVVLDGPKAQVLAALSGAKPAATATPETTTSPNVHLHPSTQPVQRQASV comes from the coding sequence ATGAGCGCACGCCAGGAACCTTTCATCGCACCGCCCGCAGGCTCGTTGCATGCCGACGATGCGCTGGCGCAGGCGATCGTCTGGCTGTGCAAGCACCATGGGCGCGAGCGCTCGGCCGAGTCGCTCCTGGCCAACACGCCGGTGGAGGGCACGCTCGGCCCCGACCAGGCGGTGCGCATCATGCGCGACGCCGGCTTCAACGCCGGGCTGATCCAGAAGCGCATCTCGGACATCCACGCGCTGCTGCTGCCGGCGGTGCTGCTGCTGAAGAACGGCGACTGCGCCATCCTCGTCGCCCGCCATCCGGCCGACAAGGGTGCCGACAGCTACGACGTCATCATGCCCGGCCCCGAGAGCCACACCTGCAAGGCGACCGAGGCCGAACTGGTGGGCGAATACACCGGCTTCGCCTTCGTGGCCTCGCCCAAGCCGCAGGCGCCCGTCAACCTCGGCGACGAGAACCTGCTCGACCCCGACGCCCACTGGCTGTGGGGCACGCTGCGCCGCTTCGTGCCCTACTACCGCTCGGCGCTGCTCGCCGCGGCGCTTAGCAACATCCTCATGCTGGCCAGCGGCCTGGTCACCTCGGTCGTGTTCGACAAGGTGATCCCGCACCAGGCCTTCGTCACGCTGTGGGCGCTGGCCACCGGCGGCTTCATCGCACTCGGCTTCGACCTCATCGCGCGCCAACTGCGCAGCCACCTGATCGACCGCGCCGGCAAGAAGGCCGACCTCATCATCGGCTCGCTGCTGTTCCGCCAGACGCTCGGCGTGCGCATGGAGCACCGCCCCGAATCGGCCGGCTCGTACGCCCACCACCTGGCGCAGATCGAGACCGTGCGCGACTTCTTCGCCGGCGCCACGCTGTCGGCGCTGAGCGACCTGCCGTTCATCGTGATCTTCGTGGCGATGACCTTCATCATCGGCGGCCCGCTCGGCTGGGTGCTGGTGATCGCGATCCCGCTGATCCTCTGCATGTCGTGGGTGATCCAGGCCTCGCTGCGCCGCTCGATGAGCGCCAACATGGCCCACCAGGCCGACCTGCAGGGCCTGCTCGTCGAAGCGGTGGAAGGGCTGGAAGACGTGAAGGCCGTCGGCGCGCAGGGCCGTTTCCTGCGCCGCTACGAAGAGGCCACCGCCGCCGCGGCCGACACCGGCCTGCGCGCCCGCGCCCTCGGCGGCCTGACCAACAACATCTCGGCGATGTCGCAGCAGCTCATCACGCTCGTGATGCTGATCGTGGGCGTGTACCTCATCCACGACGGCAGCATCACCGGCGGCGCGCTGATCGCGGCCATCATGTTCTCCGGCCGTGCCGTCGCGCCGCTCAGCAGCGTGGTCGGCCTGGCCACGCGCTACCAGGGTGCACGTGCCGCGATGGTCGCGCTCGACAAGATGATGAGCCTGCCGCTGGAGCGCACGCCCGGCGCCAGCTACGTCGCCAACCACGAGATCAAGGGCCGCATCGCCCTGCGCGACCTGAGCTTCTCCTACCCCCCCACCACCGAGGGCGCCCCGGCGCCCAAGGTGCTCAAGGGCGTGAGCCTGAAGTTCGAGCCGGGCGAGCGGGTGGCCATCCTCGGGCGCATCGGCAGCGGCAAGTCGACCGTGCTGCGCCTGCTGGCCGGCCTCTACCAGCCGACCGAAGGCCTGGTGGAAGTCGACGGCATCGACCTGCGGCAGATCGACCCGGCCGACTTCCGCGCCAAGGTGGGTTTCGTCTCGCAGGAGCCGCGTCTCTTCAAAGGCACGCTGCGGGAAAACGTGTTGATGGGGCGGGCGTCGGTCGACGCCGCGCGCCTGACCGAAGTGGCCCGCGTGACGGGCCTCGACCGTCTGATCGCCTCGCACCCGCAGGGCTGGGAGCTGTCGGTCGGTGAGATGGGCAGCCTGCTCTCGGGGGGCCAGCGCCAGCTGGTGGCGCTCGCGCGTTGCCTCGTCACGCAGCCGCAGATCCTGCTGATGGACGAACCCACCAGCTCGATGGACGCACAAAGCGAAACCCTCTTCCTGCGCCAGCTCAACGAAGCGCTGGGCACCCGCACCGTCGTCATGGTCACGCACCGCCCGGCGGTGCTGGAGCTGGCGCATCGGGTGGTCGTGGTCGACGGCGGCAAGGTCGTGCTCGACGGGCCCAAGGCCCAGGTACTGGCAGCGTTGTCGGGTGCCAAGCCCGCGGCCACCGCCACCCCCGAGACCACCACCTCGCCCAACGTGCACCTGCACCCGTCGACCCAGCCGGTGCAGCGCCAGGCGTCTGTCTAG